From the Chloroflexus aurantiacus J-10-fl genome, one window contains:
- a CDS encoding TetR/AcrR family transcriptional regulator: MEQTLLPDPRISDSPTALRILDVAAQLFMQRGYRAVSINDIIQVAGITKPTLYYYFSDKEELFVQMGLRVLAAMHQPLTDLVGADRPLNERLQAMATVLMDYEGDMRMMRHEMMEHLGDAARARLSVAFYRHLFAPLTRVMDEAIAAGLIRSDLSAATAAMLFLSLCETFHEMAPPNPMAQWVGSVSPSLLVDLFLHGVGQSTTPNSSAGAVQA, translated from the coding sequence ATGGAACAAACCCTGCTGCCCGATCCGCGTATTAGCGATAGCCCCACCGCGCTCCGCATCCTCGATGTGGCAGCGCAGCTCTTTATGCAGCGTGGCTATCGGGCAGTTTCGATCAACGACATTATTCAGGTTGCCGGTATTACCAAGCCAACCCTCTACTACTACTTCAGCGACAAGGAAGAACTCTTTGTGCAGATGGGGTTGCGTGTGCTGGCAGCAATGCACCAGCCGCTAACCGATCTGGTTGGCGCTGACCGCCCACTGAACGAGCGTCTTCAGGCTATGGCAACGGTGCTGATGGACTATGAAGGCGATATGCGGATGATGCGCCACGAGATGATGGAGCATCTCGGTGACGCGGCCCGGGCCAGGTTGAGTGTTGCCTTTTACCGGCATTTGTTTGCCCCCCTTACCCGGGTGATGGACGAAGCAATTGCCGCCGGTTTGATCCGCAGTGATCTTTCGGCGGCGACAGCAGCGATGCTGTTTCTCAGTCTCTGTGAAACCTTTCACGAGATGGCTCCCCCCAATCCGATGGCGCAGTGGGTGGGTAGCGTCTCCCCGTCTCTGTTAGTCGATCTCTTTTTGCACGGCGTTGGCCAGTCCACTACGCCCAATTCTTCAGCAGGAGCAGTACAGGCATGA
- a CDS encoding zinc-ribbon domain containing protein — protein sequence MSFADKTLTCRDCGMDFVFTAGEQEFYAAKGFVNEPVRCPACRKARKSQMSEASERRRPTAAPANRERVNYRVTCASCGQETTVPFVPRGTKPVYCSSCFSKMRGNQRSLF from the coding sequence ATGAGCTTCGCAGACAAAACCCTGACCTGTCGGGATTGCGGGATGGATTTCGTCTTTACAGCGGGAGAACAAGAGTTTTACGCCGCCAAAGGCTTTGTGAATGAGCCGGTACGTTGTCCGGCTTGCCGCAAGGCGCGTAAGTCTCAAATGAGCGAGGCGTCTGAACGGCGACGACCGACAGCCGCTCCGGCGAATCGCGAGCGTGTTAATTATCGGGTGACGTGCGCCAGTTGTGGTCAAGAGACGACTGTCCCATTCGTACCACGCGGCACTAAGCCCGTCTACTGTAGTTCGTGTTTCAGTAAGATGCGCGGTAATCAGCGGTCGTTGTTTTAA
- a CDS encoding DUF4097 family beta strand repeat-containing protein: MKQRLSVDLPVTLIIQSVHGDLTIRGWTEPLIEWQSDDRQVTVTAQADGLVVSPCTDDLQLAVPETADVRIVVIHGDARAQNLYRLTAERVEGDLSLRQITDQATIGSLEGDLTATTVAELSVTADVHGDVSLTEVPVVHLAGVAGDVNGRGVLSLTVNRVDGDLEVAGLSEQLRVGNVNGDVELTLTGTADVQLDRVNGDLTLTGQARRVQCLAVSGDVDASEAQIDQFTVETVAGDVEAGTITNGRMVTIGGDLELNNVTGDLTVSHVGGDCVVKQAAGNVMITAIGGDLRLHAAATAGSTIRAQVGGDAVIVLPETPDLTINAVVGGEVSGIETRPSIPGQMLELRYGQGNASIHLHVGGDLAIKGAGQVDSFSSIGAQLGQELSELGRELGRELSELGRELAAELRSALAGDDPRAGERARAAAERFAEQARRWKAESGPERVRVKINQREWRLDPERIERIKEQARQAAAAGLNGALEAVERALSRIQSPPPPPPAAPNPPPPPHPPAAPPPPPHPPATGPTVQLRPVPSQPPMSEAEREQQRASILQMVADGRISPAEGDLLLAALDEDRG, from the coding sequence ATGAAACAACGGCTTTCGGTTGATCTGCCGGTAACACTTATCATCCAGTCGGTTCACGGCGATCTTACGATCCGAGGCTGGACTGAACCGCTGATCGAATGGCAGAGTGATGATCGACAGGTGACGGTGACTGCGCAAGCCGATGGTCTGGTTGTCAGCCCGTGTACTGACGATCTCCAGCTTGCGGTGCCAGAGACTGCTGATGTGCGGATCGTCGTGATCCACGGTGATGCCCGTGCCCAGAATCTCTATCGCCTTACCGCCGAGCGTGTTGAGGGAGATCTTTCGCTGCGCCAGATTACCGATCAGGCCACCATCGGCTCGCTCGAAGGTGATCTCACGGCAACGACCGTCGCTGAATTGAGCGTCACTGCTGATGTCCACGGTGATGTCTCACTCACTGAGGTTCCAGTCGTCCATTTGGCTGGAGTGGCGGGTGATGTGAATGGGCGTGGTGTGTTGAGCCTGACCGTCAATCGGGTTGATGGCGATCTTGAGGTGGCCGGTTTGAGCGAGCAGTTACGGGTCGGTAACGTGAATGGCGACGTTGAACTTACACTCACCGGTACCGCCGATGTGCAGCTTGATCGTGTCAACGGTGATCTGACACTCACAGGACAGGCCCGTCGCGTGCAGTGCCTGGCGGTGAGCGGTGATGTTGATGCCTCCGAAGCCCAGATCGATCAGTTCACGGTTGAGACGGTGGCCGGCGATGTTGAAGCAGGAACTATCACCAACGGTCGGATGGTGACGATTGGTGGTGATTTGGAACTCAACAATGTCACCGGTGACCTGACAGTCAGTCATGTCGGAGGTGACTGCGTTGTCAAACAGGCTGCCGGCAACGTTATGATCACGGCTATTGGTGGTGATCTCCGTCTTCATGCCGCTGCCACAGCCGGTAGCACCATACGGGCCCAGGTTGGCGGTGATGCAGTCATCGTGCTCCCCGAAACGCCTGATCTGACCATCAACGCGGTTGTCGGAGGTGAAGTGAGTGGGATTGAAACCCGACCTTCAATACCCGGTCAGATGCTGGAGTTGCGCTATGGTCAGGGGAACGCCAGCATCCATCTGCATGTGGGTGGTGATCTCGCGATTAAAGGCGCAGGTCAGGTCGATTCGTTCAGCAGTATCGGTGCGCAGCTTGGGCAAGAACTGAGTGAGCTTGGCCGCGAATTGGGGCGCGAGCTAAGTGAACTGGGGCGTGAACTGGCCGCCGAGTTGCGAAGTGCGCTAGCCGGCGACGATCCGCGTGCGGGCGAGCGTGCCCGTGCGGCGGCTGAACGCTTCGCCGAGCAGGCCCGGCGCTGGAAAGCCGAGTCCGGGCCAGAACGGGTGCGCGTTAAGATCAATCAACGCGAGTGGCGTCTTGATCCCGAACGGATCGAGCGTATTAAGGAACAGGCCCGTCAGGCTGCGGCTGCCGGTCTGAATGGAGCACTTGAAGCGGTCGAACGGGCGCTGAGTCGGATTCAGTCGCCACCACCGCCGCCCCCGGCTGCGCCAAATCCGCCGCCACCACCGCATCCGCCGGCAGCGCCACCACCACCACCGCATCCGCCGGCAACCGGGCCAACAGTGCAGCTTCGCCCTGTCCCGTCACAGCCCCCGATGAGTGAGGCCGAACGAGAACAGCAACGGGCTTCGATCTTGCAGATGGTTGCCGATGGTCGTATCTCGCCGGCAGAGGGTGATTTGTTGCTGGCCGCTCTCGATGAGGATCGAGGTTAG
- a CDS encoding DUF2089 domain-containing protein: MYPLLTRDPITGGELIVTRLESPESGIVIEGRFSLGWIGRLSPDQLAFVELLVKNRGNIQRLAAELDIAYNTARARLDEIVALLGGTPEQEPRVDRRQILDRLAAREISVEEALRLLKGADHEQRK; the protein is encoded by the coding sequence ATGTATCCACTACTGACCCGTGACCCCATCACCGGTGGTGAGTTAATCGTCACCCGTCTCGAATCACCTGAGAGCGGCATTGTCATCGAGGGTCGTTTTAGCCTGGGCTGGATTGGTCGTCTCTCGCCTGATCAGCTTGCATTCGTTGAGTTGCTGGTCAAGAATCGCGGGAATATTCAACGCCTCGCCGCTGAACTCGACATTGCCTACAATACGGCCCGCGCTCGCCTCGATGAAATTGTTGCTCTGCTCGGCGGTACACCTGAACAGGAACCGCGGGTTGATCGGCGTCAGATTCTCGACCGGCTTGCTGCCCGCGAGATTTCGGTCGAAGAGGCCTTGCGTCTGCTAAAGGGAGCTGACCATGAACAGCGCAAATGA
- a CDS encoding alpha/beta fold hydrolase produces MHVTLPHGVQLRYDDAGSGQPVVLLHAFPLSAALWRAQLSTLGDRMRMIAPDLRGFGGSPATPLPQSLDDYATDVLALLDILNIERAVLAGLSMGGYIAFALLLRAPERISGLLLADTRATADSEETRAARAVNARIALEEGSAALAGRMLPNLVAPGASEALRAELLSIAAANPPEGIAAALHAMAARPDSTPLLAEIRVPTTVVVGAEDALTPPAEAQVMHNAIADSRFVVIPHAGHLSAIERPAEFNLALVELVMRVEAASRT; encoded by the coding sequence ATGCACGTGACCCTCCCCCACGGTGTGCAACTACGCTACGATGATGCAGGAAGTGGACAACCGGTCGTCTTGTTGCACGCCTTTCCGCTGAGTGCGGCACTATGGCGGGCGCAATTGAGTACATTGGGTGATCGCATGCGTATGATTGCCCCTGATCTACGCGGGTTTGGCGGCTCGCCGGCGACACCGCTGCCACAGTCGCTCGATGACTATGCAACGGATGTCCTGGCATTACTCGATATCCTGAACATCGAACGGGCAGTGCTGGCCGGCTTGTCAATGGGAGGCTACATTGCCTTCGCTCTGCTGCTGCGGGCACCAGAGCGGATCAGCGGCCTGTTGCTGGCCGATACCCGGGCAACTGCCGATAGTGAGGAGACGCGGGCAGCACGGGCCGTTAATGCCAGGATTGCGTTGGAAGAGGGAAGTGCGGCACTGGCCGGACGAATGTTACCCAATCTGGTAGCACCGGGGGCAAGTGAGGCGCTACGGGCCGAGCTGCTGAGTATCGCTGCGGCGAATCCACCAGAAGGGATTGCCGCGGCTCTCCACGCCATGGCGGCTCGCCCCGATTCGACGCCGCTGCTGGCCGAGATTCGGGTGCCGACAACTGTTGTCGTCGGTGCGGAAGATGCTCTCACCCCCCCTGCTGAAGCGCAGGTGATGCACAATGCGATTGCCGATAGTCGTTTCGTCGTGATTCCACACGCCGGCCATCTCAGTGCGATTGAACGGCCAGCAGAGTTTAATCTGGCGCTGGTCGAACTGGTGATGCGGGTTGAGGCAGCATCCAGAACATGA
- a CDS encoding M20/M25/M40 family metallo-hydrolase, which yields MTVHAPPSIEQLVQILRYLCKQPSTAGQIDELRTMAEHIALLVRRLGMHVRIAATDTAPVIIAHRSGRRPQTLLLYHHYDTPPTGPWRHWSHEPFDIAERDGRVFGRGVAGGKGALAAHLAALQTILHREGELPCGITLVIEGAATTGSSGLQEALHAHSDLLQCDAILASVGDRDATGTPICVSGSKGWIRLRLSARGPAYPLPTGFAASVANPLWRLIWALASLKGDDEDVRIEGFYDAVEGPSRNDNAVIRQLQLASAARRDAWRIDQFLFGIDGAALSRSEVTLPTCNVSSITVEPSGETPVIPAQATALLDIQLVPHQQPDAIVALIQHHLHEKGFPDIVIERLPGGYPPLMTATDNPFVTQVTAIGATVFERPPVVVPAGPYTVPFSLLVGHHPIPTVSLGLTPVVSATFAPDEYIPITDLSRHSRLLIELLDQLWR from the coding sequence GTGACTGTCCATGCACCGCCGTCAATTGAGCAGCTTGTTCAGATCTTGCGGTACCTCTGCAAGCAGCCATCGACTGCCGGTCAGATCGATGAGTTGCGCACAATGGCTGAACATATCGCCCTTCTTGTGCGTCGGTTAGGCATGCATGTGCGCATTGCGGCTACCGATACCGCACCGGTGATTATTGCTCATCGGTCAGGACGACGGCCACAGACCCTTTTGCTCTATCATCACTACGATACGCCACCAACCGGCCCGTGGCGACACTGGTCACACGAACCGTTTGATATTGCTGAACGTGATGGTCGTGTATTTGGACGTGGTGTAGCCGGTGGCAAAGGTGCCCTGGCAGCGCATCTGGCAGCCCTGCAGACCATTCTGCACCGTGAAGGGGAATTGCCGTGTGGGATCACCCTGGTCATTGAAGGGGCAGCTACAACGGGTAGTTCTGGTCTGCAAGAAGCCCTGCACGCGCATAGTGATCTGCTGCAATGTGACGCGATCCTGGCCAGTGTTGGTGACCGCGATGCTACCGGTACGCCTATCTGCGTGAGTGGTAGTAAAGGCTGGATCCGTCTGCGTCTGAGTGCGCGTGGGCCGGCGTATCCCTTGCCAACCGGCTTTGCCGCCAGCGTTGCCAATCCGCTCTGGCGGCTGATCTGGGCCCTGGCTTCTCTCAAGGGTGATGATGAAGATGTGCGGATCGAGGGGTTTTACGACGCGGTTGAAGGTCCGTCGCGCAATGATAATGCGGTGATCCGACAACTGCAACTGGCCTCGGCTGCACGACGGGATGCCTGGCGGATCGATCAGTTTCTTTTCGGTATCGACGGTGCAGCGTTGAGTCGCTCGGAAGTGACGCTCCCCACCTGTAATGTGAGTAGCATCACCGTTGAACCATCCGGTGAGACACCCGTTATCCCTGCACAGGCGACGGCGCTACTCGATATTCAGTTGGTACCCCATCAACAGCCGGATGCGATTGTGGCATTGATACAGCACCACCTGCACGAGAAGGGGTTTCCTGACATTGTGATTGAGCGGTTGCCTGGCGGGTATCCCCCGTTAATGACTGCGACCGATAATCCCTTCGTGACGCAGGTGACTGCTATCGGCGCAACCGTATTTGAACGGCCACCGGTGGTTGTGCCGGCTGGCCCATACACGGTGCCTTTCAGCTTACTGGTTGGCCATCACCCAATCCCAACCGTGAGCCTTGGCCTGACACCGGTTGTCAGCGCGACCTTTGCTCCCGATGAATACATTCCGATCACCGACCTGAGTCGTCATAGTCGTTTGCTGATCGAATTACTCGACCAGTTGTGGCGGTAA
- a CDS encoding SHOCT-like domain-containing protein, which yields MNSANEERHRILQMVEQGQLSAAEAARLLDALSADPRPIERSQARLVRIRVTDLPSQRLKASVAIPVSLINVGLRLGARLAPQLSGSALEELIRSVERGTTGLLLEWQDLEEGERIEIVIE from the coding sequence ATGAACAGCGCAAATGAAGAACGGCACCGGATTCTGCAAATGGTCGAGCAGGGGCAACTGTCGGCTGCGGAAGCTGCGCGTCTGCTCGATGCCCTGAGTGCCGATCCCCGGCCAATCGAGCGCAGTCAGGCGCGTCTGGTGCGCATTCGCGTCACCGATCTCCCTTCCCAACGCCTCAAAGCGTCGGTAGCTATTCCGGTGAGCCTGATTAATGTTGGTCTGCGCCTCGGCGCTCGGCTGGCTCCGCAATTGAGTGGTAGTGCCCTGGAAGAGCTGATCCGTAGCGTGGAACGTGGAACTACCGGTCTGTTGCTGGAATGGCAGGATTTGGAAGAGGGCGAACGGATTGAGATTGTGATCGAATAA
- a CDS encoding STAS domain-containing protein: protein MKTEHVDDVLIIELPARLDAAGIATIEQELADTINQHRGKVLADMTEVNFVASLALRMLLTNLRAIQPLGGDLRLYGLQPQIAEIFRKSRFDTLFKIYPDRETALAAYRNQ from the coding sequence GTGAAGACCGAGCATGTAGATGATGTGCTCATCATTGAGCTTCCGGCTCGCCTTGATGCAGCCGGGATTGCAACCATCGAGCAGGAATTGGCAGACACTATTAATCAGCATCGCGGTAAGGTGCTTGCGGACATGACCGAGGTCAACTTCGTGGCCAGCCTGGCCCTGCGCATGCTCTTGACCAACCTGCGCGCCATTCAACCACTGGGTGGTGATCTACGGTTGTACGGTTTGCAGCCACAGATTGCCGAAATTTTCCGTAAGAGCCGCTTCGATACGCTGTTTAAGATCTATCCTGATCGAGAAACAGCCTTAGCTGCGTATCGCAATCAATAG
- a CDS encoding DUF4388 domain-containing protein, with translation MALHGSLQQVPLRELIDLAAYSSLSGSLDIQGERSGRIFFTNGQMYHVECEGQIGTEALGILLNVQQGTFNVSSGARSNQQSIWGDIETMIRYAERMALRWRRIWHKVASLQLVPTLKVTREEALQRASVALHLLLEAIDGRKSLSDIATDLHWSAIDVVEGIVQLMDLQIVDLVSVPLRPVESHQNMQAATPSVPTTSIDYLLSILQQ, from the coding sequence ATGGCATTACACGGTTCGTTACAACAGGTACCATTACGTGAGTTGATTGATCTCGCTGCATACAGTTCCCTCTCTGGCTCGCTCGATATTCAGGGAGAGCGTTCCGGTCGAATATTCTTCACCAATGGTCAAATGTACCACGTTGAGTGCGAGGGACAAATAGGGACAGAAGCGCTAGGCATTCTGCTCAATGTCCAGCAAGGCACGTTCAACGTCAGCAGCGGTGCCAGAAGTAATCAGCAATCGATATGGGGCGATATCGAGACGATGATCCGCTACGCTGAGCGTATGGCGTTGCGGTGGCGGCGGATCTGGCACAAAGTTGCTTCGCTGCAACTGGTACCGACACTGAAGGTCACCCGCGAAGAAGCGTTGCAGCGGGCAAGTGTTGCGCTGCATTTGCTGCTTGAGGCCATCGACGGTCGTAAGAGTCTGTCGGATATTGCAACTGATCTGCACTGGTCGGCGATTGATGTGGTTGAGGGCATCGTTCAGTTAATGGACTTGCAGATCGTCGATCTTGTCTCTGTGCCGTTGCGACCGGTGGAATCGCACCAGAACATGCAGGCTGCAACACCATCAGTGCCGACAACGTCTATCGACTATCTCTTGTCTATCTTGCAGCAGTAG
- a CDS encoding ECF transporter S component, whose translation MMSTPRAQRIATLAGDVVFGLICLLGVIAFLYPFFLGRAETGFTQAHATTAPIFFALLGPALLVLLIAELSAGRLNTRMVAILGVLTGVVAILRLPAGPADSPTFFFLIILIGYAYGSRFGFLIGTLALLVSALLTGGVGPWLPFQMFVSGWMGMSAGFLAPLGRRFRPGGWGEVVLLGGFGYVWGFLFGALMNLWFWPFAPPGELGWLPGSGLAATIQQYLRFYIVTSLAWDAVRALGNVILIALLGRVVLKELRRFRERFWFTTAT comes from the coding sequence ATGATGTCAACCCCACGCGCTCAACGTATAGCAACCCTCGCAGGTGATGTTGTCTTCGGTCTGATCTGCCTGCTCGGTGTGATAGCTTTTCTCTACCCCTTTTTTCTGGGCCGTGCCGAAACCGGATTCACCCAGGCACATGCCACCACAGCCCCGATCTTTTTCGCCCTTCTCGGCCCGGCACTGCTTGTCCTGTTAATTGCCGAACTCAGTGCCGGTCGGCTCAATACCCGTATGGTCGCTATTTTGGGTGTGCTCACAGGGGTCGTAGCGATCTTGCGTCTACCGGCGGGGCCGGCAGACTCGCCTACGTTCTTTTTTCTAATCATCCTGATTGGCTATGCGTATGGATCGCGTTTCGGCTTTCTGATTGGCACCCTGGCCCTGCTGGTCTCGGCACTACTGACCGGGGGCGTAGGCCCGTGGTTGCCGTTTCAGATGTTCGTGAGTGGCTGGATGGGCATGAGCGCCGGTTTTTTGGCACCACTGGGACGACGATTCCGTCCTGGGGGATGGGGCGAGGTTGTGCTTCTTGGCGGTTTTGGTTACGTTTGGGGCTTTCTCTTTGGTGCCTTGATGAATCTGTGGTTTTGGCCGTTTGCGCCGCCCGGCGAATTGGGCTGGCTACCGGGCAGTGGTCTGGCGGCAACAATTCAGCAATATCTCCGCTTCTATATCGTCACGTCGCTGGCGTGGGATGCGGTACGGGCACTTGGGAACGTTATTTTGATTGCACTGCTGGGGCGGGTTGTGCTGAAAGAACTGCGCCGTTTTCGCGAGCGCTTCTGGTTTACCACTGCAACATAA
- a CDS encoding COX15/CtaA family protein, giving the protein MDPRHRAFVNFAWLNVGYNLLVIMWGAFVRATGSGAGCGDHWPLCDGQVIPRSPDTAQLIEFSHRVTSGIALLLTIGLLVWALRLFAAGHPARRAAIATMIFMIVESLIGAALVLFRLVAHDASLTRALSLGLHLVNTFLLIGAMALTAWYASGKPAPDLRGKGGLLSMLIAALVGTALVGSSGAITALGDTLLQLGVLPGGVSQSITRDSHPLVWMRIIHPVLGTLVGLAMISLAQRAVRYDPSPTTRRLAWATAAIFVGQIFLGAINVILKAPVWMQLVHLLFADLAWLALVLLSATLLARPGEERVPQPVSVSSPARSA; this is encoded by the coding sequence ATGGATCCCCGGCATCGTGCCTTTGTCAATTTTGCATGGCTCAATGTTGGATACAACCTGTTGGTAATTATGTGGGGCGCATTCGTGCGGGCAACCGGCTCTGGTGCCGGTTGTGGCGATCACTGGCCGCTCTGTGACGGTCAGGTGATACCGCGGTCACCCGATACTGCTCAGCTCATCGAGTTTTCTCATCGCGTAACGAGTGGCATTGCCCTGCTGTTGACGATAGGGTTACTGGTTTGGGCCTTACGACTGTTTGCTGCCGGCCATCCGGCACGGCGGGCGGCGATTGCAACGATGATATTTATGATTGTCGAGTCGCTGATCGGAGCAGCACTGGTGCTCTTCCGACTGGTAGCTCACGATGCATCACTGACGCGCGCCTTATCATTGGGACTGCACCTCGTCAATACATTTCTGCTGATTGGAGCAATGGCGCTTACGGCCTGGTACGCCAGTGGTAAGCCAGCTCCTGACCTGCGTGGTAAAGGTGGTCTGTTAAGTATGTTGATCGCAGCGTTGGTCGGCACGGCATTGGTAGGCTCGAGTGGTGCAATAACGGCTCTGGGTGACACCCTCTTGCAATTGGGCGTGCTGCCTGGCGGTGTATCGCAGTCGATCACTCGTGATAGTCATCCCCTGGTATGGATGCGAATTATCCACCCGGTCTTGGGCACACTGGTTGGCCTGGCAATGATTTCGCTTGCCCAACGGGCAGTGCGCTACGATCCGTCACCAACAACGCGCCGACTGGCGTGGGCTACTGCTGCGATCTTTGTTGGTCAGATTTTTCTGGGTGCAATAAACGTTATCCTGAAGGCTCCGGTGTGGATGCAACTGGTGCATCTGCTCTTCGCCGATCTGGCATGGCTGGCGCTGGTGTTGCTAAGCGCAACTCTCCTCGCTCGGCCCGGCGAGGAACGTGTCCCACAGCCGGTGTCCGTCTCGTCACCGGCACGCTCTGCGTAG
- a CDS encoding ammonium transporter has translation MKLAWRTKIGLGLGFGLGLWLVGTGRAFAQEGPTTAELAVAMNTFFLIVAAALVFFMQAGFAMLTAGLTRSKNTTNILFKNLMDFVMCSIAFWAVGWGIAYGTSAGGFIGTDQFFLSPVTAEGEVPVMASWFFQVVFAGTAATIVAGAMAERTKFAAYLIYSFIISLFIYPVVVHWVWSGAGWLNTYSGSTEGNWGFTDFAGSTVVHSVGGWASLVGAMILGPRLGRFGPDGKPRVIPGHNMSLAALGTFILWLGWFGFNPGSQLAIASQANADAVALVAVTTNLAAAAGALGALFTAWLRYGKPDLGQTLNGVLGGLVAITAGCAYVDPLSSIIIGFIAGPIVVFSAELLEKLKIDDPVGAVPVHLVNGIWGTLAVGLFASVPGNTGTTGLFYGGGLTLLISQFVGVVAIGLWTVATAALMFFAIKATIGLRVSKAEEEAGLDIGEHGMVAYPDLSGAPAGGEVSGALAR, from the coding sequence ATGAAGCTTGCATGGCGCACAAAGATCGGTCTCGGTCTTGGGTTTGGCCTTGGTCTCTGGCTGGTGGGTACCGGACGCGCTTTTGCTCAGGAAGGGCCAACCACTGCTGAACTGGCAGTTGCAATGAATACCTTCTTCCTGATTGTTGCCGCAGCGCTGGTCTTCTTTATGCAGGCCGGGTTCGCGATGTTGACCGCCGGCTTGACCCGCTCGAAGAACACAACCAACATCCTGTTCAAGAACCTGATGGATTTCGTGATGTGTTCGATTGCCTTTTGGGCAGTCGGCTGGGGGATCGCATACGGTACTTCAGCGGGTGGATTTATCGGCACCGATCAATTCTTCCTCTCGCCGGTTACGGCTGAAGGTGAAGTGCCGGTGATGGCAAGCTGGTTCTTCCAGGTCGTGTTTGCCGGTACGGCTGCAACGATTGTGGCCGGGGCAATGGCCGAACGCACGAAGTTTGCGGCGTATCTGATCTACAGCTTCATCATCTCGCTCTTCATTTATCCGGTTGTCGTCCACTGGGTCTGGAGCGGCGCCGGCTGGTTGAATACCTACAGCGGCAGCACCGAGGGGAACTGGGGCTTCACCGACTTCGCCGGAAGCACGGTTGTCCACAGCGTCGGAGGCTGGGCATCACTGGTTGGTGCGATGATCCTCGGCCCGCGTCTTGGCCGCTTCGGCCCCGATGGCAAGCCCCGTGTTATCCCCGGTCACAACATGTCACTCGCTGCGCTGGGCACCTTCATCCTCTGGCTGGGCTGGTTCGGCTTCAACCCCGGCTCGCAACTGGCAATCGCTTCACAGGCTAATGCCGATGCGGTGGCATTGGTTGCCGTTACGACCAATCTGGCCGCAGCCGCCGGTGCTCTGGGTGCTCTCTTCACCGCCTGGCTGCGCTATGGCAAGCCCGATCTTGGTCAGACACTGAACGGTGTGCTTGGTGGTCTGGTCGCGATCACCGCTGGCTGTGCCTACGTTGATCCGCTCTCCTCGATCATCATTGGTTTCATCGCCGGTCCGATTGTCGTCTTCTCGGCAGAACTGCTTGAGAAGCTCAAGATCGACGATCCGGTTGGCGCAGTTCCGGTACACCTGGTTAACGGTATCTGGGGTACGCTGGCGGTCGGTCTGTTCGCATCCGTCCCCGGTAACACCGGTACGACCGGCCTGTTCTACGGCGGCGGTCTGACCCTGCTCATCTCGCAGTTCGTTGGTGTTGTCGCTATCGGTTTGTGGACGGTTGCAACCGCTGCGTTGATGTTCTTCGCCATCAAGGCTACCATTGGTCTGCGGGTTAGCAAGGCCGAGGAAGAGGCTGGTCTCGACATCGGCGAGCACGGGATGGTTGCCTACCCGGATCTGAGCGGTGCTCCGGCGGGTGGTGAAGTGAGTGGCGCTCTGGCCCGATAG